In Deinococcus irradiatisoli, the genomic stretch CCGCCAACGCGGGCTGGCCCACGGTGGGCTGGGGCCCCGGCAACGAGGGACTGGCCCACACCACCAAGGAAGCGGTCGCGGTGGCTGATTTGGAAGCCTACAGCGCGGCGCTGGCCGAACTGCTCGGGCAGGAAAGCCCGAGCTGAAGCGCTCAGCCGCTGAGGGGGCGGTCCGTCACCGGCGTGAGCAGCGGCTCCCCAGCGAAGAACGCTTTCAGGTTCGCTAGCACGATGCGGCTGATGTCCTGTCGCGACTCGGTGGTGCGGGTGGCAGCGTGCGGCGAGAGCACCACGTTGTCCAGGGCCTTGAGCTCGGCCGGCACCTGCGGCTCGTCGGCGAACACGTCCAGGCCGGCCGCGCCGAGGCTCCCTGAGCGCAGGCTCGCGATCAGGGCCTCCTGATCCACCACGCTGCCCCGGGCGATGTTGATCAGGATTCCCTGCGGCCCCAGCGCTTCCAGCACCCCGGCATTGATCAGGTGTCGAGTGCCCTCACCGCCGCTGCTGCTGACGACCAGCACATCCACTTCGCGGGCGAGCTCTACCACGTCGGCCACGAACCGGTACGGCTGCCCCGGCTGCTCGCGCCGGCCGGTGTAGGCCACCGACATGTCGAAGGCGCTCAGCCGCCGGGCAATCGCCTTGCCGATCTCGCCCAGGCCCACGATGCCGGCGCGTTTGCCGCTCACCCGCCGGGTCAGGGGCAGATCCTCGCCGCGTCCCCAGCCACCTTGCCGGATGTAGCGGTCGCCGAGCGGCACTTGCCGGGAAGCGGCCAGCAGCAGGGCCATCGCCTGATCGGCCACATCGGCGGTGAGCACGCCGGGAGTGGTGGTCACCTGCACGCCGAGCTGGTGGGCATGCGTCACGTCCACCGCGTCGAGGCCGACGCCGCCCACGCAGATCACACCCAGATTTGGCAGGGCCTCCACCACTTCACGCGGGCAACCGACGACGCCGTTGGTGACCACCGCCCGCACGTCCCGGCCCTCGGCGCGCAGGACGGCGGCCGGGTCGTCCATCTCCCAGTACGCATGAACCAGAAAATCTCGCCGCAGCTGATCCAGCAGGAACGGCAGGCGCGGCGTCATCACCAGGACTTCGCGCCCAGCGCTCACGTCAGGGTGTTGATCAGGCCGCCGTCCACTTCGATGAGGCTGCCGGTGATGTAGCTGGCCCCGGCGGTCGCCAGAAACGCTACGGCCGCCCCGAACTCCTCGGGGCGGCCGTAGCGGCCCAGCGGAATGCCGGCCTCGCTTTGCTTGCGGACTTCTTCCGGGGTGCGCTGGCTGCGCTCGGCCGCGCCCTGGTCGAGCGAGCGCACCCGGTCGGTGTCGATGCGCCCCGGCACCACGCCGTTGACGGTGATGCCCTGAGCCGCCACCTCGCGCGACAAGGTTTGCAGCATGCCCAACGTCGCGGCCCGCAGCGCGTTCGAGAGCATCAGGTTCGGCAACGGCTGCTTGATG encodes the following:
- a CDS encoding 2-hydroxyacid dehydrogenase, whose protein sequence is MSAGREVLVMTPRLPFLLDQLRRDFLVHAYWEMDDPAAVLRAEGRDVRAVVTNGVVGCPREVVEALPNLGVICVGGVGLDAVDVTHAHQLGVQVTTTPGVLTADVADQAMALLLAASRQVPLGDRYIRQGGWGRGEDLPLTRRVSGKRAGIVGLGEIGKAIARRLSAFDMSVAYTGRREQPGQPYRFVADVVELAREVDVLVVSSSGGEGTRHLINAGVLEALGPQGILINIARGSVVDQEALIASLRSGSLGAAGLDVFADEPQVPAELKALDNVVLSPHAATRTTESRQDISRIVLANLKAFFAGEPLLTPVTDRPLSG